The following coding sequences are from one Amblyraja radiata isolate CabotCenter1 chromosome 40, sAmbRad1.1.pri, whole genome shotgun sequence window:
- the LOC116967541 gene encoding zinc finger protein 135-like, which produces YECDVCGKAWRYPSELEIHRRMHTGERPFDCSTCGKSFTSYANLQQRNRVHTGERPFNCSDCGKSFKTAPNLTKHRWLHTGEKPYGCSTCGKSFASYDNLQQHNRMHSGERPFTCSTWGKSLASYDNLQQHNRVHTGESPFICSTCGKSFASYDNLQQHNRMHSGERPFTCSECGKSFTSYASLQQHNHLHSGERPFDCSDCGKSFAWMSGLRHHRRVHSSERPFTCSDCGIGFKSSPELKRHRLVHTGERPYTCAQCGKGFTHSSNLLSHQRTHTGERPYTCGQCGKGFTCSSNLLSHQRTHTVERPFTCAKSGKGYTHSSTLLVHQRTHTGERPYTCAQCGKGFIRSSKLLEHQR; this is translated from the coding sequence tatgagtgcgacgtgtgtggcaaggcctggcggtacccgagcgagctggagatccaccggcggatgcacacgggagaacgccccttcgactgctccacctgcggcaagagcttcaccagctACGCCAACCTGCAGCAGCGCAACCGGGTGCACActggagaacgccccttcaactgctctgactgcggcaagagcttcaagacagcGCCAAACCTGACGAAACACCGGTGGttacacacgggcgagaagccctatggctgctccacctgcggcaagagctttgccagcTACGACAACCTGCAACAGCACAACCGCATGCACTCTggtgagaggcccttcacctgctccacctgGGGCAAGAGCCTTGCCAGCTACGACAACCTGCAACAGCACAACCGCGTGCACACGGGAGAAAGCCCCTTcatctgctccacctgcggcaagagctttgccagcTACGACAACCTGCAACAGCACAACCGCATGCACTCTggtgagaggcccttcacctgctccgaatgcggcaagagcttcaccagctACGCCAGCCTACAGCAGCACAACCACTTGCactcgggagaacgccccttcgactgctccgactgcggcaagagctttgcctggatgtcggggctacggcatcaccggcgggtgcacagcagtgagcggcccttcacctgctccgactgtggcatAGGCTTCAAATCGTCGCCAGAGCTGAAGAGGCACAGGctcgtgcacaccggggagcgcccctacacctgcgcccagtgcggcaagggcttcacccattccagcaacctgctgtcccaccagcgcacgcacaccggcgagcgcccctacacctgcggccagtgcggcaagggcttcacctgctccagcaacctgctgtcccaccagcgcacccacaccgtcgagcgccccttcacctgcgccaagagcggcaagggctacacccattccagcaccctgctggtgcaccagcgcacccacactggcgagcgcccctacacctgcgcccagtgcggcaagggcttcatccgctcctccaagctgctggagcaccagcga